The following are encoded in a window of Pseudomonas multiresinivorans genomic DNA:
- a CDS encoding cation-transporting P-type ATPase has protein sequence MTAPQTTDHKPQATDWYRKSIEQTMADLQTSAEGLSPDDAGARLLRVGPNALPAKDVDPLWLRFARHFNDVLIYILLAAAVATALMGHWTDTIVILLVAVINAGIGFFQENKAEKSLAALRGMLSSTAHVVRNGKKIEMDAAQLVPGDIVILRPGDKIPADVRLFDVHHLQVEESMLTGESLTVGKQAGALDKEALLADRLNLGFSGTNVSAGNARGVVIETGANTELGRINKLIANVDESETPLLRQIAELGKRIFQLIVGMMVVLFIIGFFWHDYPFGELLLSLISLAVASVPEGLPAIVSIILSLGVQRMAQNKAIIRKLPTVETLGAMSVICSDKTGTLTMNEMTAKSVLLANGLYSVGGQSYEPKGRITFGSTSDELDCSQHGSLEAFIRAVDICNDSSLQLNEEGRWGVVGGPTEGALKVLARKANLPEVEFQKFGKIPFDSAYKYMARRCDVAGQSLVYLKGAPDVLLRMCNQQLGANGAEPLDREYWEREMGFIAGQGLRMLAAAYKPVQPDDGVIDHEDVQDGMIFLGVAGLLDPPRPEAIEAIALCKRAGIQVKMITGDHPDTAVAIAGMLGMGNDLRAMTGQELEQADDTQLKSLALQYSVFARTSPEHKLRLVRALQANEEVVGMTGDGVNDAPALKQADVGIAMGIKGTEVTKEAADMVLTDDNFSTIAGAVREGRRVYDNLKKTVLFILPTNMAQGLLIVMAILAGAVIPLAPLQILWMNMATSTTLSFALAFEPGEPGMMRRPPRNAKESILNGFAVWRVLYVGGLLTAAAFLLEAWLVSNGHDTDYIRTMILHTLVTAQWAYLFNCRLQEEFSLNWALLRNGALLTVTLALILLQCFVIYVPFMQTAFHTVALPFSGWLISLGIGIAVFFAVELEKLVIRRWKASRG, from the coding sequence ATGACTGCACCGCAAACCACCGACCACAAACCGCAAGCCACCGACTGGTACCGCAAGAGCATCGAGCAGACCATGGCCGACCTGCAGACCAGCGCGGAAGGCCTTTCGCCAGACGACGCCGGCGCACGCCTGCTGCGCGTCGGTCCCAACGCGCTGCCGGCCAAGGACGTCGATCCCCTCTGGCTGCGTTTCGCCCGGCACTTCAACGACGTGCTGATCTACATCCTCCTGGCCGCCGCCGTGGCCACCGCGCTGATGGGCCACTGGACGGACACCATCGTCATCCTGCTGGTTGCGGTGATCAACGCCGGTATCGGCTTCTTCCAGGAGAACAAGGCGGAGAAATCCCTCGCCGCGCTGCGCGGCATGCTCAGCAGCACCGCCCACGTGGTGCGCAACGGCAAGAAGATCGAGATGGACGCCGCCCAGTTGGTACCCGGCGACATCGTCATCCTGCGCCCCGGCGACAAGATTCCCGCCGACGTGCGCCTGTTCGACGTGCACCACCTGCAGGTCGAGGAATCGATGCTCACCGGCGAATCCCTCACCGTCGGCAAGCAGGCCGGCGCGCTGGACAAGGAGGCGCTGCTGGCCGACCGCCTGAACCTCGGGTTCTCCGGCACCAACGTCAGCGCAGGCAACGCGCGCGGCGTGGTGATCGAGACCGGAGCGAACACCGAGCTGGGCCGCATCAACAAGCTGATCGCCAACGTCGATGAAAGCGAAACCCCGCTGCTGCGGCAGATCGCCGAGCTGGGCAAGCGCATCTTCCAGCTGATCGTCGGCATGATGGTGGTGCTCTTCATCATCGGCTTCTTCTGGCATGACTATCCGTTCGGCGAGCTGCTGCTGTCGCTGATCAGCCTGGCCGTGGCCTCGGTGCCCGAGGGCCTGCCGGCCATCGTCTCGATCATCCTGTCCCTGGGCGTGCAACGCATGGCGCAGAACAAGGCGATCATCCGCAAGCTGCCGACCGTGGAAACCCTGGGCGCCATGAGCGTGATCTGCTCGGACAAGACCGGCACCCTGACCATGAACGAGATGACCGCGAAGAGCGTGCTGCTCGCCAACGGTCTCTACAGCGTCGGGGGCCAGAGCTACGAGCCCAAGGGCCGTATCACCTTCGGCAGTACCAGCGATGAACTCGACTGCTCGCAACACGGCTCGCTGGAAGCCTTCATCCGCGCGGTGGACATCTGCAACGACAGCAGCCTGCAGCTCAATGAAGAAGGCCGCTGGGGCGTGGTCGGCGGGCCCACCGAGGGCGCGCTGAAGGTGCTGGCGCGCAAGGCGAACCTGCCGGAGGTCGAGTTCCAGAAGTTCGGCAAGATTCCCTTCGACTCCGCCTACAAGTACATGGCCCGCCGCTGCGACGTCGCCGGGCAGAGCCTGGTCTACCTCAAGGGCGCGCCGGACGTGCTGCTGCGCATGTGCAACCAGCAACTGGGCGCGAACGGCGCCGAGCCGCTGGACCGCGAGTACTGGGAGCGCGAGATGGGCTTCATCGCAGGCCAGGGCCTGCGCATGCTCGCCGCCGCCTACAAGCCGGTGCAGCCCGATGACGGCGTGATCGACCACGAGGATGTGCAGGACGGCATGATCTTCCTCGGCGTCGCCGGCCTGCTCGACCCGCCGCGCCCGGAGGCCATCGAGGCCATCGCCCTGTGCAAGCGCGCCGGCATTCAGGTGAAGATGATCACCGGCGACCACCCGGACACCGCCGTCGCCATCGCCGGCATGCTCGGCATGGGCAACGACCTGCGCGCCATGACCGGCCAGGAACTGGAGCAGGCCGATGATACGCAGCTGAAATCCCTCGCCCTGCAGTATTCGGTGTTCGCCCGCACCAGCCCCGAACACAAGCTGCGCCTGGTGCGCGCGCTGCAGGCCAACGAGGAAGTGGTCGGCATGACCGGCGACGGGGTCAACGACGCCCCGGCGCTGAAGCAGGCCGACGTCGGTATCGCCATGGGCATCAAGGGCACCGAGGTGACCAAGGAAGCCGCCGACATGGTGCTCACCGACGACAACTTCTCCACCATCGCCGGCGCCGTGCGCGAGGGCCGCCGGGTCTACGACAACCTGAAGAAGACCGTGCTGTTCATCCTGCCGACCAACATGGCCCAGGGCCTGCTGATCGTCATGGCGATCCTTGCCGGCGCGGTGATCCCGCTGGCGCCGCTGCAGATCCTCTGGATGAACATGGCGACCTCCACCACCCTGTCCTTCGCCCTGGCCTTCGAGCCCGGCGAGCCGGGGATGATGCGCCGGCCGCCGCGCAACGCGAAGGAGTCGATCCTCAACGGCTTCGCCGTCTGGCGGGTGCTCTACGTCGGCGGCCTGCTCACCGCCGCGGCCTTCCTGCTGGAAGCCTGGCTGGTCAGCAACGGCCACGATACCGACTACATCCGCACCATGATCCTGCACACGCTGGTCACCGCGCAGTGGGCGTACCTGTTCAACTGCCGCCTGCAGGAGGAGTTCTCGCTGAACTGGGCGCTGCTGCGCAATGGCGCGCTGCTCACGGTGACCCTGGCGCTGATCCTGCTGCAGTGTTTCGTGATCTACGTGCCCTTCATGCAGACCGCCTTCCATACCGTCGCCCTGCCCTTCAGCGGCTGGCTGATCTCGCTGGGCATCGGCATCGCGGTGTTCTTCGCGGTGGAGTTGGAGAAGCTGGTGATCCGCCGCTGGAAAGCCTCGCGCGGCTGA
- a CDS encoding hydrolase: MTAIAKAVPGKTLLNPTDHTLIMIDHQSQMSFATKSIDAVTLRNNAALVAKAAKEFDVSTILTTVAEKSFSGPIFDEIKSVFPEHNVIDRTSMNTWEDPRIAVEVNKFGKQKIVLAGLWTSVCIVGPALSAIDQGFEVYVIADACGDVSTEAHEMALQRMIQLGARPMTSLQYLLELQRDWARGETYDATVKTSIEHGGAYGLGLIYAKTMFNASEGH, encoded by the coding sequence ATGACCGCCATCGCCAAAGCCGTTCCCGGCAAGACCCTGCTCAACCCCACCGACCACACCCTGATCATGATCGACCACCAGTCGCAGATGTCCTTCGCGACCAAGTCCATCGACGCGGTGACCCTGCGTAACAACGCCGCCCTGGTGGCCAAGGCAGCCAAGGAGTTCGACGTCTCCACCATCCTCACCACCGTCGCCGAGAAGAGCTTCTCCGGCCCGATCTTCGACGAGATCAAGTCGGTCTTCCCCGAGCACAACGTCATCGACCGCACCAGCATGAACACCTGGGAAGACCCGCGCATCGCCGTGGAAGTGAACAAGTTCGGCAAGCAGAAGATCGTCCTGGCCGGCCTCTGGACCTCCGTGTGCATCGTCGGCCCCGCCCTGTCGGCCATTGACCAGGGCTTCGAGGTCTATGTCATCGCCGACGCCTGTGGCGACGTCTCCACCGAGGCCCACGAAATGGCCCTGCAACGAATGATCCAGCTGGGCGCCCGCCCGATGACCTCCCTGCAGTACCTGCTGGAACTGCAACGCGACTGGGCCCGCGGCGAGACCTACGATGCCACCGTGAAGACCTCCATCGAGCATGGCGGCGCCTACGGCCTGGGCCTGATCTACGCCAAGACCATGTTCAACGCCAGCGAAGGCCACTGA
- a CDS encoding DoxX family protein yields the protein MPTHDRSGALALLFMRVAAALLLLQVHGLPKLLHWQSELQRIEDPFGLGAAPTLALAVFAEVLCPILLILGVFARLACLPVVAVLLVALVFVHPQWSLEEGQFAWWMLILFAGLAIAGPGSYRLALPRPGALHTEPRP from the coding sequence ATGCCGACTCACGACCGCTCCGGCGCGCTAGCGCTTCTGTTCATGCGCGTTGCCGCCGCCCTGCTGCTGCTCCAGGTACACGGGCTGCCCAAGCTGCTGCACTGGCAAAGCGAGCTGCAGCGCATCGAAGACCCCTTCGGCCTCGGCGCTGCGCCAACCCTGGCGCTGGCGGTATTCGCCGAAGTGCTCTGCCCGATCCTGCTGATCCTCGGCGTGTTCGCCCGCCTCGCCTGCCTGCCGGTGGTCGCCGTGCTGCTGGTGGCACTGGTGTTCGTGCACCCGCAGTGGTCGCTGGAAGAAGGCCAGTTCGCCTGGTGGATGCTGATTCTCTTCGCCGGCCTGGCGATTGCCGGGCCGGGAAGCTATCGCCTCGCCCTGCCCCGCCCTGGCGCCCTCCACACGGAGCCCAGACCGTGA
- a CDS encoding helix-turn-helix transcriptional regulator, whose translation MPAPAHQVATMLAPATHRLVLQLMEQLQSSGEGLHEASQRLCRHLLEHYRMPEPCNDARSDGERLALAPWQERKAKQILAGCLLSRLYIADVAEQCGMSRSHFSRAFKQATGLSPREWALRLRIDRARELLASGDAPISQVGQECGFADQSHFCRSFRKLVGCTPNRWRQASRVGGTRELEPPAT comes from the coding sequence ATGCCCGCACCTGCCCACCAGGTAGCGACCATGCTCGCCCCCGCGACACACCGCCTGGTCCTGCAGCTCATGGAGCAACTGCAGTCCTCCGGCGAAGGGCTGCACGAAGCCAGCCAGCGCCTCTGCCGGCATCTGCTGGAGCACTACCGCATGCCGGAACCGTGCAACGACGCGCGCAGCGATGGCGAACGCCTCGCCCTCGCCCCCTGGCAGGAGCGCAAGGCCAAGCAGATCCTCGCCGGCTGCCTGCTCAGCCGCCTGTACATCGCCGATGTCGCCGAACAGTGCGGCATGTCGCGCAGCCACTTTTCCCGTGCGTTCAAGCAGGCCACCGGCCTCTCGCCGCGGGAATGGGCGCTGCGCCTGCGCATCGACCGCGCCCGCGAGCTGCTGGCCAGCGGCGACGCGCCGATTTCCCAGGTCGGCCAGGAATGCGGCTTCGCCGACCAGTCACACTTCTGCCGCAGCTTCCGCAAGCTCGTAGGCTGCACGCCGAACCGCTGGCGGCAAGCCAGCCGGGTCGGCGGAACGCGGGAACTGGAGCCACCGGCCACGTAG
- a CDS encoding LysR substrate-binding domain-containing protein, whose amino-acid sequence MNRNDLRRLDMNLLVIFESLMLERNLTRVGEKLFITQSTVSAALARLRDLFDDPLLVRAGRAMEPTSRALHIFEELRPAMDVISAAVSRAKSFEPETSCNIFRLGLSDDAEFGLFPALLARLQQDAPNVTVVVRRANFLLMPALLSSGEITVGVSYTTDLPANAKRRKLRDIGVKVLRGDDRPGSLTLDEYCSRPHVMVSFSGDLNGAIDLDLERIERRRRVVLAVPQFGSLRALLRNTEMIATVPDYAACALVEDSCLRAEDPPLEIKPAELSMVWSAAHDNDPAERWLRERMVEYMSAPLQ is encoded by the coding sequence ATGAACCGTAACGACCTGCGCCGCCTGGACATGAACCTGCTGGTGATCTTCGAATCCCTGATGCTGGAGCGGAACCTCACCCGCGTCGGCGAGAAGCTGTTCATCACCCAGTCCACCGTCAGCGCCGCCCTGGCGCGCCTGCGCGACCTGTTCGACGACCCGCTGCTGGTGCGCGCCGGCCGCGCCATGGAGCCCACCAGCCGGGCGCTGCACATCTTCGAGGAGCTGCGCCCGGCGATGGATGTGATCTCCGCGGCGGTGAGCCGGGCCAAGTCCTTCGAGCCCGAGACCAGCTGCAATATCTTCCGCCTGGGCCTTTCCGACGATGCCGAGTTCGGCCTGTTTCCCGCGTTGCTGGCGCGGCTGCAGCAGGATGCGCCGAATGTCACGGTGGTGGTGCGCCGGGCGAATTTCCTGCTGATGCCGGCGCTGCTCTCGTCCGGCGAGATCACCGTTGGCGTCAGCTACACCACCGACCTGCCGGCCAACGCCAAGCGCCGCAAGCTGCGCGATATCGGCGTGAAAGTGCTGCGCGGCGACGACCGCCCCGGCTCGCTGACCCTGGACGAATACTGCTCGCGGCCGCACGTGATGGTGTCCTTCTCCGGCGACCTGAACGGCGCCATCGACCTCGACCTTGAGCGTATCGAGCGCCGCCGTCGCGTGGTGCTTGCCGTGCCGCAGTTCGGCAGCCTGCGCGCGCTGCTGCGCAACACCGAGATGATCGCCACCGTGCCGGACTACGCCGCCTGCGCCCTGGTGGAGGACAGCTGCCTGCGCGCCGAAGATCCACCGCTGGAAATCAAGCCGGCGGAGCTGTCGATGGTCTGGAGTGCCGCCCACGACAACGATCCGGCCGAGCGCTGGTTGCGCGAGCGGATGGTGGAATACATGAGCGCGCCGCTGCAGTAG
- a CDS encoding OprD family porin, which translates to MRNALLPCALALACVPVHAADWSLLSRNYFLDNDYRSPGPNGQSLRREWAQGFIGKFSSDVTPGTIGLGVDAHAFLGLKLDGGRGHAGTGLLPLDSDGRSESEYSDAGAALRLVHENTSLAWGEMEVETPVFDTGDKRLQPEYATGWFLDDRSLPGLRLQAGRFTAFKNQDSSSSHGEFEGYGASTRFGGLSLAGATWSAPNANWGGALYASQLDDVWRQGYANLNGRVGRWSVDANLYKTGDTGSARAGDIDTLAWSLLGKVALGSHALSLAYQKINGDTPFDFVGGDSIYLANSIKYADFNGPGEHSWQARYQWDGASAGVAGLTLSARYVRGSGIDGTHAPCGGAYNPMQGGTCQPAYGDGGKHWERDLDVRYVVQSGPAKDLALSFAQVSHRANDAQGGADIDRIYVIIEYPLKGVF; encoded by the coding sequence GTGAGAAACGCCCTGCTTCCCTGCGCCCTGGCGCTCGCCTGCGTTCCGGTCCATGCCGCCGACTGGTCGTTGCTGTCGCGCAATTACTTCCTCGACAACGACTACCGCAGCCCCGGCCCCAACGGCCAGAGCCTGCGCCGTGAATGGGCGCAGGGCTTCATCGGCAAGTTCAGCAGCGACGTCACGCCCGGCACTATTGGCCTGGGCGTCGATGCCCATGCCTTCCTCGGCCTGAAGCTCGATGGCGGGCGCGGCCACGCCGGCACCGGCCTGCTGCCGCTGGACAGCGACGGTCGCAGCGAGAGCGAGTACTCCGATGCCGGCGCCGCGCTGCGCCTGGTGCATGAAAACACCAGCCTGGCCTGGGGCGAGATGGAAGTGGAAACCCCGGTGTTCGACACCGGCGACAAGCGCCTGCAACCCGAATACGCCACCGGCTGGTTCCTCGACGACAGGAGCCTGCCGGGCCTGCGCCTGCAAGCCGGGCGCTTCACGGCCTTCAAGAACCAGGACTCCAGCTCCAGCCACGGCGAATTCGAAGGCTACGGCGCCAGCACCCGCTTCGGCGGCCTGAGCCTGGCCGGCGCCACCTGGAGCGCACCAAATGCGAACTGGGGAGGTGCACTCTATGCCAGCCAACTGGACGACGTCTGGCGCCAGGGCTACGCCAACCTCAATGGCCGTGTCGGTCGCTGGTCGGTGGACGCCAACCTGTACAAGACCGGCGACACCGGCAGCGCCCGCGCCGGTGACATCGACACCCTGGCCTGGAGCCTGCTGGGCAAGGTCGCCCTGGGCAGCCATGCATTGAGCCTCGCCTACCAGAAGATCAACGGCGACACGCCCTTCGACTTCGTCGGCGGCGACTCCATCTACCTCGCCAACTCCATCAAGTACGCCGACTTCAACGGCCCCGGCGAGCACTCCTGGCAGGCGCGCTACCAGTGGGATGGCGCCAGCGCCGGCGTTGCCGGCCTGACCCTTTCCGCACGCTACGTACGCGGCAGCGGCATCGACGGCACCCATGCGCCTTGTGGCGGCGCCTACAACCCCATGCAGGGCGGCACCTGCCAGCCTGCCTATGGCGACGGCGGCAAGCACTGGGAGCGCGACCTCGACGTTCGCTACGTGGTGCAATCCGGCCCGGCCAAGGACCTGGCGCTGAGCTTCGCCCAGGTCTCGCACCGCGCCAACGACGCCCAGGGCGGAGCGGACATCGACCGCATCTACGTGATCATCGAGTACCCGCTCAAGGGTGTGTTCTAG
- a CDS encoding type I secretion system permease/ATPase gives MNADNVVLLAQHEAEADPLRQGLSLLCHQLGRPLGVAELGEGMPLHQGHLPLRFVPRALRRADIIARVERLALAKMDSYLLPALLLLEDGGTLVLCELDGETASVLVPHSDGGVERIALAELQHRYSGVAIFAKCRYRADGRVGDFARREPDHWFFGPLRRLWRSYFEVAMAAMMANLLAIASALFAMQVYDRVVPNAAMDTLWILATGVGLAIVLEGVIRALRGHLLTTMGKRIDLQLSTLLFERVLNTRLAAKPGSVGAFSTQVREFEGVREFFTASSAAMISDLPFVLLFLLIIALIGGHLVWVPAVAALLMLLPGLFCQGLLARLSRENLREGAVKNGILLESIENLESVKATRAEGRCLHLWETLTAQLAGNAMRTHTLTTALSYGASIVQQLCYVGVVVLGVYRISAGELSVGALVACSILASRAVAPLSQAAGILGRWQHTRVAMEGLDQLMQAPMERPQDKRFVRKERLAGHYRLEALKLAHGENPPAVDIAALEIRPGERIALLGGNGAGKSTLLRLLAGLYDADSGRLLLDDVAIAQIDPSDRRRHVGYLPQDVALFYGTLRDNLNLEGAAISDEEMFEALDGVGLGDFIRSHPLGLDLPLLGNGSLSGGQRQAVGLARVLLQDPPVVLLDEPTASFDQSTELHVIGYLQRWLEGRTLVMTTHKKTMLAVATRAVVLSQGKVVMDGTLDQIVKDRTVHIPGQEGAVHGQ, from the coding sequence ATGAACGCCGATAACGTGGTACTGCTGGCGCAACACGAGGCCGAAGCCGATCCGCTACGCCAGGGGCTTTCGCTGCTCTGTCACCAGCTGGGCAGGCCGCTGGGCGTGGCCGAACTGGGGGAGGGCATGCCGCTGCACCAGGGGCATCTGCCGCTGCGTTTCGTACCCCGAGCGCTGCGCCGGGCGGACATCATCGCGCGGGTCGAGCGCCTGGCCCTGGCGAAAATGGACAGCTACCTGCTCCCGGCGCTGCTGCTCCTGGAGGACGGCGGCACCCTGGTGCTCTGCGAGCTTGATGGCGAAACCGCGAGCGTACTGGTGCCGCACAGCGATGGCGGGGTCGAGCGGATAGCCCTGGCCGAGTTGCAGCATCGCTACAGCGGCGTGGCGATCTTCGCCAAGTGCCGCTATCGCGCGGACGGGCGCGTCGGCGATTTTGCCAGGCGCGAGCCGGACCACTGGTTCTTCGGCCCGCTGCGGAGGCTATGGCGCTCCTATTTCGAAGTGGCCATGGCGGCGATGATGGCGAACCTGCTGGCGATTGCTTCGGCGCTCTTCGCCATGCAGGTGTATGACCGCGTGGTACCCAACGCGGCCATGGACACGCTGTGGATCCTCGCCACCGGCGTGGGCCTGGCGATCGTGCTGGAGGGGGTGATCCGCGCCCTGCGCGGCCACCTGCTGACCACCATGGGCAAGCGCATCGACCTGCAGCTCTCGACCCTGCTGTTCGAGCGCGTGCTGAATACCCGGCTGGCCGCCAAGCCCGGTTCGGTGGGGGCGTTCAGCACGCAGGTGCGAGAGTTCGAGGGTGTGCGCGAGTTCTTCACTGCTTCCAGCGCGGCGATGATCAGCGACCTGCCTTTCGTGCTGTTGTTCCTGCTGATCATCGCGCTGATCGGCGGACACCTGGTCTGGGTGCCGGCAGTGGCGGCACTGCTGATGCTGTTACCGGGGCTGTTCTGCCAGGGCCTGCTGGCGCGGTTGTCGCGGGAGAACCTGCGCGAGGGCGCGGTGAAGAACGGCATCCTCCTCGAATCCATCGAGAACCTCGAATCGGTCAAGGCCACCCGTGCCGAAGGCCGTTGCCTGCACCTCTGGGAAACGCTCACCGCGCAACTGGCCGGCAACGCCATGCGCACCCATACGCTGACCACGGCGCTGTCCTACGGCGCAAGCATCGTGCAGCAGCTGTGCTACGTGGGCGTCGTGGTATTGGGCGTGTACCGCATCAGTGCGGGCGAGCTGAGCGTCGGGGCGCTGGTGGCCTGTTCGATCCTGGCGTCCCGCGCAGTGGCGCCGCTCTCCCAGGCTGCCGGCATCCTAGGCCGCTGGCAGCACACCAGGGTGGCCATGGAAGGGCTCGACCAGTTGATGCAGGCACCGATGGAGCGCCCGCAGGACAAGCGTTTCGTGCGCAAGGAGCGCCTGGCCGGGCACTACCGCCTGGAAGCCCTCAAGCTGGCCCACGGCGAGAACCCGCCGGCGGTGGACATCGCCGCACTGGAAATCCGCCCCGGCGAACGCATCGCGCTGCTGGGCGGCAACGGTGCGGGCAAGTCCACCCTCCTGCGCCTGCTGGCCGGGCTCTACGACGCGGACTCCGGCCGCCTGCTGCTGGACGATGTGGCCATTGCGCAGATCGATCCATCCGACCGGCGCCGCCACGTCGGCTATCTGCCGCAGGATGTGGCGCTGTTCTACGGCACCTTGCGCGACAACCTCAACCTGGAGGGCGCCGCAATCAGCGACGAGGAAATGTTCGAGGCGCTGGACGGTGTCGGCCTGGGCGATTTCATCCGCTCCCATCCGCTGGGGCTGGACCTGCCGCTGCTGGGCAACGGCAGCCTCTCAGGCGGCCAGCGCCAGGCCGTGGGTCTGGCCCGGGTGCTGTTGCAGGACCCGCCCGTGGTGCTGCTCGACGAGCCCACCGCGAGCTTCGACCAGAGCACCGAACTGCACGTCATCGGCTACCTGCAGCGCTGGCTGGAAGGTCGCACGCTGGTGATGACCACACACAAGAAGACCATGCTCGCCGTGGCGACCCGCGCCGTGGTGCTCAGCCAGGGCAAGGTGGTCATGGATGGCACCCTGGACCAGATCGTCAAGGACCGCACCGTGCATATCCCCGGACAGGAAGGAGCCGTCCATGGCCAGTGA
- a CDS encoding GlxA family transcriptional regulator → MKTVAMVLYDDVLALDVTGPMEVFSMANRYLPPEQHYRLLTMAAKPEGVRASSGLKMSADLPLEALLAGVDLLLVPGGPGAYNGRNDALTAWLPVAARAAKRYGAVCTGAFLLGAAGLLDGYRCTTHWNYLERLAQLYPRTQVQAERIYVIDRNLITSGGVTAGIDMALAVVAEDHGKDVALEVAKVLLVVLKRQGGQTPFGPLLVSVVRDGSVIARAQAYVVDHIDEPLTVNRLAEQVAMSPRNFARAFQRETSMTPMQYVQSARIDHARKLLESSDLPLKQVACRSGFGSPRHMRTVFGERIGMTPSQYREQFGFA, encoded by the coding sequence ATGAAAACAGTGGCCATGGTGCTGTACGACGATGTGCTGGCGCTGGATGTAACTGGGCCGATGGAGGTGTTCTCCATGGCCAACCGCTACCTGCCGCCGGAGCAGCATTACCGGTTGCTGACAATGGCGGCGAAGCCCGAGGGCGTGCGCGCCTCCAGCGGCCTGAAGATGAGCGCCGACCTGCCGCTGGAAGCGCTGCTCGCGGGCGTCGACCTGCTGCTGGTTCCCGGCGGGCCGGGCGCCTACAACGGTCGCAACGACGCGCTCACGGCCTGGCTGCCGGTAGCGGCGCGCGCGGCGAAACGCTATGGCGCGGTGTGCACCGGAGCCTTCCTGCTCGGCGCGGCCGGGTTGCTCGACGGCTACCGCTGCACCACCCACTGGAATTACCTGGAGCGCCTGGCACAGCTGTACCCGCGCACCCAGGTGCAGGCCGAGCGCATCTACGTCATCGACCGCAACCTGATTACCTCTGGCGGCGTCACCGCCGGCATCGACATGGCGCTGGCGGTCGTGGCCGAGGACCACGGCAAGGATGTCGCACTGGAAGTCGCCAAGGTGCTGCTGGTGGTGCTCAAGCGCCAGGGCGGGCAGACGCCGTTCGGCCCGCTGCTGGTGTCGGTGGTGCGCGACGGCTCGGTGATCGCCCGCGCACAGGCCTACGTGGTGGACCACATCGACGAGCCGCTGACGGTGAACCGTCTGGCCGAGCAGGTGGCCATGAGCCCGCGTAACTTCGCCCGAGCCTTCCAGCGCGAAACCAGCATGACGCCCATGCAGTACGTGCAGAGCGCGCGCATCGACCACGCGCGCAAGCTGCTGGAAAGCAGCGACCTGCCACTCAAGCAGGTGGCCTGCCGCAGCGGCTTCGGCAGTCCGCGGCACATGCGCACGGTATTCGGCGAACGCATCGGCATGACGCCGAGCCAGTACCGTGAGCAGTTTGGCTTCGCCTGA
- a CDS encoding HlyD family efflux transporter periplasmic adaptor subunit: MASESRAAERLRRELQDPLLAASHPVSRPLLWALLLSLIAAIAWAAWAELDEVTRGDGRVVPFSRMQKIQSLEGGILDRLLVQEGELVQVGQPLVRLDRTHFETSWQEAANQAEVLGAAIARLDAEVMGQDHIVFPDGMPADGPVARSERELFKSRRDKLEENSRSLQKQIRLAQSQLALVQPLVERRAVSQMEALKLSQDIATLSGKLTELKNSYFQDAYTERQEKKAQLAQIEPIVQQRKDQLRRTEILSPVRGRVNTVLISTRGGVVQPGEPIMEVIPVEERLLVEAKVKPRDVAFLVPGMPAKVKITAYDYSIYGDLKGTLEQISADTIEEDTVHGKEYYYQVLIKTDGSQLKRNGEVLPIIPGMVAEVDILSGKRSVLNYLLRPLLKARLM; encoded by the coding sequence ATGGCCAGTGAATCCCGCGCCGCCGAACGCCTGCGCCGAGAGCTGCAGGACCCGTTGCTGGCCGCCAGCCACCCGGTATCGCGGCCGTTGCTCTGGGCTCTGTTGCTGAGCCTGATCGCCGCCATTGCCTGGGCGGCCTGGGCCGAGCTGGACGAAGTGACCCGCGGTGACGGCCGCGTGGTGCCCTTCAGCCGCATGCAGAAGATCCAGAGCCTGGAGGGCGGCATCCTCGATCGCCTGCTGGTGCAGGAGGGCGAGTTGGTGCAGGTCGGCCAGCCGCTGGTACGCCTGGACCGCACGCACTTCGAGACCTCCTGGCAGGAGGCGGCCAACCAGGCCGAGGTGCTCGGCGCTGCGATCGCCCGGCTGGACGCCGAGGTGATGGGCCAGGACCACATCGTCTTCCCCGATGGCATGCCTGCCGACGGCCCGGTGGCACGCTCCGAACGTGAGCTGTTCAAGTCGCGCCGCGACAAGCTGGAGGAGAACTCCCGCTCGCTGCAGAAACAGATCCGCCTGGCGCAGAGCCAGCTGGCGCTGGTGCAACCGTTGGTGGAGCGCCGCGCGGTGAGCCAGATGGAAGCACTCAAACTGAGCCAGGACATCGCCACCCTGAGTGGCAAGCTCACCGAGCTGAAGAACAGCTACTTCCAGGACGCCTACACCGAACGCCAGGAGAAGAAGGCCCAGCTGGCGCAGATTGAACCCATCGTCCAGCAACGCAAGGACCAGTTGCGCCGCACGGAAATCCTCTCGCCGGTGCGCGGGCGGGTGAACACTGTGCTGATCAGCACCCGCGGCGGCGTAGTGCAGCCGGGCGAGCCGATCATGGAAGTGATCCCGGTGGAAGAGCGGCTGCTGGTGGAAGCCAAGGTCAAGCCGCGTGACGTGGCCTTCCTGGTGCCGGGCATGCCGGCCAAGGTGAAGATCACCGCCTATGACTACAGCATCTACGGCGATCTCAAGGGCACCCTGGAACAGATCAGCGCCGACACGATCGAAGAAGATACCGTGCACGGCAAGGAGTACTACTACCAGGTGCTGATCAAGACCGATGGCAGCCAGCTCAAGCGCAATGGCGAGGTCTTGCCGATCATTCCCGGCATGGTCGCCGAGGTGGACATCCTCAGCGGCAAGCGCAGCGTGCTCAACTACCTGCTGCGGCCGTTGCTGAAGGCGCGGTTGATGTAG